One segment of Candidatus Nitrospira nitrosa DNA contains the following:
- a CDS encoding carbon monoxide dehydrogenase beta subunit family protein — protein sequence MAITQDTRERIIVPGPAGFHPPSAAQLGVDLPDPGQGLYYGLLEPNEEVVIEEMARKMLTSPNATIFPGPLLLWAWNDHAVEKAKATLEIAAQIPEVMIIPMPDYRPKYPKIDPEEVINPNHPNLTIWGNKIEACIFIGVHCHYANLTLKMIRAGTNCCTMAICAEQGHEDAMLTIRDSDTLKIKRVAQIFKRVREQMGIKLPESGENVRFTGTQSKVHGGKTHTNPMAFAPTPGGAGSAAMFGHSADQMKREG from the coding sequence GTGGCAATCACACAAGATACGAGAGAGCGAATCATCGTGCCGGGTCCGGCTGGATTCCATCCACCGTCTGCGGCTCAGTTAGGTGTCGACCTGCCAGATCCAGGGCAGGGGTTGTACTATGGCCTTCTGGAGCCAAACGAGGAAGTTGTCATTGAAGAAATGGCTCGCAAGATGCTGACGAGCCCGAATGCGACAATTTTCCCTGGTCCCCTGCTCTTGTGGGCCTGGAATGATCACGCGGTAGAAAAAGCAAAGGCAACATTGGAAATCGCCGCGCAGATCCCTGAAGTTATGATTATTCCGATGCCGGACTATCGTCCGAAGTATCCAAAGATCGATCCGGAAGAAGTCATCAATCCGAATCACCCCAATCTCACGATTTGGGGCAACAAGATCGAGGCCTGTATCTTCATCGGCGTGCATTGCCATTATGCCAATCTCACGCTCAAGATGATCCGGGCTGGCACCAATTGCTGCACTATGGCAATCTGCGCCGAACAAGGCCATGAGGATGCCATGCTCACGATTCGGGACTCCGATACTCTGAAGATCAAGCGTGTTGCACAGATTTTCAAGCGTGTCCGCGAGCAGATGGGTATTAAGTTGCCGGAGAGCGGAGAGAATGTCCGTTTTACCGGTACGCAATCCAAGGTTCATGGCGGTAAGACCCATACCAATCCAATGGCGTTTGCTCCGACTCCTGGTGGAGCGGGCAGCGCAGCGATGTTCGGCCATTCTGCGGACCAGATGAAGCGAGAAGGATAG
- a CDS encoding pyruvate ferredoxin oxidoreductase, translating into MYLVADISVEICAAKSCKLCTQYCPEANTILYSDEMGKDQGFKYGSAYVAVDRCKGCAQCVWVCDTMAKNNAIKMIMIDQLPKAALTDNVTYGEKSTTAVLASPVVG; encoded by the coding sequence ATGTACCTCGTAGCCGATATCAGTGTTGAAATTTGTGCCGCGAAGAGTTGTAAGCTCTGTACGCAGTACTGTCCGGAAGCCAACACCATCCTCTACAGCGACGAGATGGGTAAAGATCAAGGGTTCAAGTATGGATCCGCGTATGTCGCGGTCGACCGGTGTAAAGGATGTGCGCAATGTGTGTGGGTCTGCGACACTATGGCCAAAAATAATGCCATCAAGATGATCATGATCGACCAACTGCCGAAGGCGGCATTAACGGACAATGTTACGTATGGAGAAAAGAGCACCACGGCGGTGTTAGCAAGTCCGGTTGTCGGGTAA
- a CDS encoding methylenetetrahydrofolate reductase C-terminal domain-containing protein, producing the protein MALRVLIPGEDEAGTHVGGVHKRPPIPDNTLKAECPKFMAHGPCGGVRKGGLCEVYPEMKCPWVSLYLELEKIGQTEWMKQV; encoded by the coding sequence ATGGCACTGCGAGTACTAATCCCCGGCGAAGACGAGGCTGGGACTCATGTTGGTGGAGTGCATAAGCGCCCCCCGATTCCTGATAACACACTTAAGGCCGAGTGCCCTAAATTCATGGCACATGGTCCCTGCGGAGGAGTCCGAAAAGGTGGACTGTGCGAGGTCTACCCTGAGATGAAGTGTCCATGGGTCTCCCTGTACCTCGAACTGGAAAAGATCGGTCAGACTGAATGGATGAAACAAGTGTAG
- a CDS encoding transketolase C-terminal domain-containing protein — MFLEAPRTKEFITGSEAAKEAIRRSNVDLAIAYPITPQSETMQLVGVLYGEGYVKEYYRGEEEVGVMAAIAGGSRAGVRCYTATAGPGTLRGLEGIASWPGHRLPVVAMFTCRVVNAPLAIQPDNIEVAYLLNCGMIVFHAENQQDMFDFTLAGFTISEKNDVTLPVGVCCDGFFVTHARGYVRMQDRGIKLPPREAWRGAVPVLDAENPPARLSRDAPVQKSNFMAYNIHAVWQQEVWAAVERSRKYINQYMGGLLTAENVDDAEVIIIASGSAAAQSREAVRLCKDKGMKVGLIKVRSLRPFPTKELRQLCAKAKLIVVPEFNYVGWLAKEVATAIYGFSNAKIIGGPRVYGGQSMPVELIVDEVESGMTGKKSTNVAMSQVMGGAVNPDEVAQFMRSI, encoded by the coding sequence ATGTTTCTTGAGGCACCGCGCACGAAGGAATTTATCACGGGCAGCGAAGCGGCCAAGGAGGCTATTCGCCGGTCAAACGTGGATTTAGCCATTGCTTATCCGATCACACCTCAGAGTGAAACCATGCAGCTGGTCGGAGTGCTCTACGGCGAAGGGTATGTGAAAGAGTATTATCGTGGTGAAGAAGAAGTCGGTGTCATGGCGGCCATCGCCGGCGGCTCTCGCGCCGGGGTTCGATGCTATACGGCTACTGCGGGACCCGGTACGTTGCGGGGATTGGAAGGTATTGCGTCATGGCCAGGCCACCGGCTACCGGTAGTTGCCATGTTCACCTGTCGCGTCGTCAATGCGCCGCTTGCAATTCAGCCGGACAATATCGAAGTCGCCTATCTCCTGAATTGTGGAATGATCGTGTTCCATGCCGAGAATCAACAGGACATGTTCGACTTCACGCTGGCAGGCTTCACGATCAGTGAGAAAAACGATGTGACCTTGCCGGTGGGGGTGTGCTGCGATGGGTTCTTTGTAACACACGCACGTGGCTACGTGCGCATGCAAGATCGTGGTATCAAGTTACCGCCACGTGAGGCCTGGCGCGGTGCCGTGCCGGTGCTCGATGCGGAGAATCCTCCCGCTCGTCTGTCCCGTGACGCCCCAGTTCAGAAGTCGAACTTCATGGCTTACAACATTCATGCGGTCTGGCAGCAAGAGGTGTGGGCGGCTGTCGAACGGTCACGTAAGTATATCAATCAGTACATGGGCGGCTTACTGACTGCGGAAAACGTCGATGATGCCGAAGTGATCATCATTGCGTCCGGCAGCGCAGCAGCGCAATCGCGTGAGGCCGTGCGGCTCTGTAAGGATAAGGGGATGAAGGTGGGATTAATCAAGGTCCGCTCACTCCGCCCGTTTCCGACGAAGGAGCTCCGCCAGTTGTGCGCGAAGGCCAAGCTGATTGTGGTTCCAGAATTCAACTACGTCGGTTGGCTGGCTAAGGAAGTGGCGACTGCCATTTATGGTTTCTCTAACGCGAAAATCATCGGCGGCCCTCGTGTTTACGGTGGGCAATCGATGCCGGTCGAGTTGATCGTGGATGAAGTCGAGTCTGGTATGACTGGTAAGAAGTCCACGAACGTCGCGATGTCGCAGGTCATGGGTGGTGCCGTCAATCCAGACGAAGTTGCCCAGTTTATGCGCAGCATCTAG
- a CDS encoding thiamine pyrophosphate-dependent enzyme, with protein MSLDYVKFSNGFEKFMPKEYRDLVEHGPFGKKVSVSQVGSFKEVLEEHPMCAGCAMTLFIRLAMVAFPNPEDTITVGTAGCGRLAISQAAIPFVYGNYGDQNGVASGLSRGLRLRFGDKPKDVVVMAGDGGTADIGFQQVLHSWFRKERFTTIMLDNEVYGNTGGQESGMTNRGAVLKMAPLGKKFEKMDMLQMAKVAGCAYVATVVPNNPRRVESVIKKAVLIAREVGSTYIQAYTSCNIEYAIPTDKVMEDAKTVENDRYQFTEYVSEEAKQYLTERYGYKEFLAKPAAAIPNKA; from the coding sequence ATGAGCCTTGATTATGTCAAGTTCTCCAACGGATTTGAAAAGTTTATGCCGAAGGAATATCGAGATTTGGTAGAGCATGGACCGTTTGGAAAGAAGGTCTCGGTTTCACAGGTGGGTAGTTTCAAGGAAGTCCTCGAAGAGCATCCCATGTGTGCGGGTTGCGCGATGACTCTCTTCATTCGCCTGGCCATGGTGGCGTTCCCCAATCCGGAAGACACGATTACCGTCGGGACCGCCGGTTGTGGTCGTCTCGCTATTTCACAAGCTGCGATCCCCTTTGTCTATGGTAACTACGGAGATCAAAACGGAGTGGCGAGCGGCCTTTCACGTGGCCTCCGCCTTCGCTTCGGCGACAAGCCTAAAGATGTGGTCGTGATGGCCGGCGACGGAGGAACAGCCGACATCGGATTCCAGCAGGTGCTCCATTCGTGGTTCCGCAAGGAACGATTTACGACCATCATGTTGGACAATGAAGTCTATGGAAATACCGGTGGCCAAGAGAGCGGTATGACCAACCGCGGTGCGGTGTTGAAGATGGCCCCTCTCGGGAAGAAGTTTGAGAAGATGGATATGCTGCAGATGGCGAAGGTCGCGGGTTGTGCCTATGTGGCCACTGTGGTGCCGAATAATCCACGTCGTGTGGAAAGCGTCATCAAGAAAGCCGTGCTGATCGCACGCGAAGTGGGATCGACCTATATTCAAGCATACACATCGTGCAACATTGAGTATGCCATTCCAACCGACAAGGTCATGGAAGATGCGAAAACGGTTGAAAATGATCGATATCAGTTCACGGAGTATGTCAGTGAAGAAGCGAAGCAGTACCTCACTGAGCGCTATGGCTACAAGGAATTTCTTGCCAAGCCGGCTGCTGCAATTCCTAACAAGGCCTAA
- a CDS encoding 2-oxoacid:acceptor oxidoreductase family protein has product MAKRFNIRMAGVGGQGVVTGSHILSTAVINAGGESTIVPFYGSEKRMAPVESYVRVSDEPIYEIGEITFPHIIIIFHPQVITHGKSYTMPFYFGLKEDGIALINNDGPMNLHRDQAAELKERRAKLYYFPATKISLEVAGMDLATNMALMGCIGAITGLTTMAGLDQAVKDRFLGKGFVVSGGTAALDSVVERKFKKKQELIEKNVAVMRAGWNYAVDHGWAAADVKRVDEPVAAATA; this is encoded by the coding sequence ATGGCAAAGCGCTTCAATATTCGAATGGCAGGTGTCGGCGGACAGGGCGTCGTGACCGGATCGCATATTCTGAGCACGGCCGTCATCAATGCCGGTGGTGAAAGCACAATCGTGCCGTTCTATGGGTCGGAAAAGCGAATGGCGCCGGTCGAAAGCTATGTGCGAGTTTCAGATGAACCGATCTATGAGATCGGCGAAATCACCTTCCCGCACATCATCATCATCTTTCACCCTCAAGTCATTACCCACGGCAAGTCATACACGATGCCGTTCTACTTCGGCTTGAAAGAAGATGGGATTGCCCTGATCAATAATGATGGGCCGATGAATCTCCATCGAGATCAAGCGGCTGAGCTGAAAGAGCGGCGTGCAAAACTGTATTACTTCCCAGCCACGAAGATCTCGTTGGAAGTGGCTGGAATGGACCTCGCGACCAATATGGCGCTGATGGGCTGTATCGGGGCGATTACAGGGTTGACGACCATGGCGGGACTGGATCAGGCCGTGAAGGATCGGTTCCTAGGGAAAGGCTTCGTCGTGTCCGGTGGTACGGCCGCCCTCGACAGTGTCGTCGAACGGAAGTTCAAGAAGAAGCAAGAGCTGATCGAGAAAAACGTTGCCGTCATGCGAGCCGGATGGAACTACGCTGTTGATCATGGTTGGGCTGCGGCCGATGTCAAACGGGTGGACGAGCCTGTTGCAGCAGCCACCGCGTAA
- a CDS encoding PAS domain S-box protein gives MSLFSHLRALWRQDIRLRTIVTLSLLLGIILLVATAWRLDEIRTSLEEATRSHAHTIGRTFTILRAVAPNENLHLLQSVLDSYHDDPDIARVDLLDVDRMIIASTEPGRVGHTVTDSHTTQAREQGSEIIGYDTLSHESHFLVAVEPLRNGQLITGWVRIEFPLAKMQRQVTLATQGSILTGVFLIGSTVLLALFSMHRISALFRDTATRLQTTLTSLTQQFPDLKPSIEAPGTDPTFTLPSQCGEIERTVALINHTLGLLTRQTDLIQTFTSWLGNAVTSQTSQLNDTVDDLKRETAERAQAELTLRENETKYRGIFESSRDAIMLLFPPEWKFTACNPATVDLFGADSAEHFTSLGPWDVSPPVQADGELSTSKAPTVIQRAMQEGSHYFEWMHRRINGPAFPATVLLTRITLQGKTGLQATVRDISEQKRAEQALRDLSEFQKAILDNAGHAIISATPDGIIRVFNPAAEQLLGYSADELVGKLTPAVFHDPQEVVARAQAFSAELGIDLEPGFNVFVEKCRRDLPNTHEWTYIRKDGSRLTVLLTITALRNPEGTITSFLGVASDITTLKVVQQELTLAKDAAEAASVAKSQFLANMSHEIRTPMNGVLGMTELLLATPLTEKQRHMAHTVQQSAASLLTIINDILDYSKIEAGKLQLEHTDIDLSHLLDDAVKLFSEAARQKGLSLSATVTPTIPTVLRGDPTRLRQILLNLIGNSIKFTATGSIAVIADCLKRDPEQILLRVTVRDTGIGIPCESQAHVFDAFAQADGSTTRKFGGTGLGLTIVKQLVHLMGGTVDLESTPGLGSTFGFTVPLEVGPEKKMSSVLAALQQAPATLHGTVLLAEDNVVNREIAVAMLELLGCTVDIAEDGQEVLDAVNARPYDLILMDCQMPNLDGLNASRLIRERESRRPHRRHLPIVALTANAMEGDREQCLAAGMDGYLAKPFTFDQLHHALAPWLENAA, from the coding sequence ATGTCGTTGTTCAGTCACCTTCGTGCCCTCTGGCGGCAAGACATTCGTCTGCGCACCATAGTTACACTCTCATTACTCTTGGGAATCATTTTACTCGTCGCCACCGCATGGCGATTGGACGAGATCAGGACCTCGCTCGAAGAAGCCACACGATCCCATGCCCACACCATCGGACGTACGTTCACGATATTGAGAGCCGTCGCCCCTAACGAGAACCTGCACCTGCTTCAATCGGTCTTGGATAGCTATCACGATGATCCAGACATTGCCCGCGTGGATCTGTTGGATGTCGACCGGATGATCATTGCCTCCACTGAACCGGGACGGGTCGGACACACCGTGACCGATTCCCACACGACTCAGGCACGGGAACAGGGAAGCGAAATTATTGGATACGATACCTTATCCCATGAATCCCACTTCCTCGTGGCCGTCGAGCCGCTTCGAAATGGACAGCTGATTACGGGATGGGTTCGCATCGAGTTTCCCCTCGCCAAGATGCAGCGGCAAGTGACTCTTGCAACACAGGGATCAATTCTGACCGGGGTCTTCTTGATCGGATCGACTGTACTCCTCGCTCTATTCAGCATGCATCGCATCTCCGCCCTCTTTCGCGATACAGCTACCCGATTGCAAACGACATTGACCTCGCTCACCCAGCAATTTCCTGACTTGAAACCTTCGATCGAAGCCCCTGGAACGGATCCCACGTTCACCCTTCCATCTCAATGCGGAGAAATCGAGCGAACGGTCGCACTCATCAACCATACCCTTGGGCTTTTGACCAGGCAGACTGACTTGATACAGACATTCACGTCTTGGCTCGGGAATGCCGTCACAAGTCAGACGTCGCAACTAAACGATACCGTCGACGATCTAAAGCGGGAAACTGCAGAACGAGCTCAGGCAGAATTGACTCTCCGGGAGAATGAAACGAAATATCGTGGGATTTTTGAATCATCACGGGATGCCATCATGCTCTTATTTCCACCGGAGTGGAAATTCACAGCCTGTAATCCCGCAACCGTTGATCTCTTTGGCGCAGATAGTGCCGAGCACTTCACCTCACTAGGCCCCTGGGATGTCTCCCCGCCTGTTCAAGCAGACGGCGAACTCTCTACCAGCAAAGCGCCCACGGTAATCCAGAGAGCTATGCAAGAGGGGTCCCACTATTTTGAATGGATGCACCGGCGTATCAACGGCCCAGCGTTTCCTGCCACCGTGCTCCTGACACGGATTACCCTCCAGGGAAAGACAGGCTTACAGGCAACCGTACGAGACATCAGCGAACAAAAACGTGCCGAACAAGCGCTTCGCGACTTGTCGGAGTTTCAGAAGGCAATCCTAGACAATGCCGGGCACGCCATCATATCAGCGACCCCAGATGGAATCATCCGTGTGTTCAATCCTGCCGCCGAACAGCTCTTAGGCTATTCGGCCGACGAATTGGTTGGGAAATTGACACCTGCAGTTTTCCACGATCCCCAGGAAGTGGTGGCACGTGCCCAGGCCTTTTCCGCAGAGCTTGGTATCGACTTGGAGCCCGGCTTTAACGTCTTCGTCGAAAAATGTCGTCGAGACCTTCCCAATACCCACGAGTGGACCTACATCAGAAAGGACGGCAGTCGACTTACCGTCCTCCTGACGATTACCGCGCTACGCAATCCGGAAGGGACGATCACGAGTTTCCTGGGTGTCGCCTCGGACATTACGACGCTCAAGGTTGTTCAACAAGAATTGACGCTTGCGAAAGATGCCGCCGAAGCGGCCAGTGTCGCAAAGTCTCAATTCCTGGCCAATATGAGCCATGAAATCCGTACCCCCATGAACGGAGTTCTCGGCATGACCGAACTGCTCCTGGCGACTCCTCTCACTGAGAAACAACGCCATATGGCTCATACCGTGCAACAATCTGCTGCCTCATTACTCACAATCATCAATGACATTCTGGATTACTCAAAGATCGAGGCCGGGAAGCTCCAGCTTGAGCACACCGATATCGACCTCTCTCACCTCCTTGATGATGCAGTCAAGCTTTTTTCAGAAGCCGCTCGCCAAAAGGGGCTTTCCCTATCCGCCACAGTAACGCCGACCATTCCCACGGTGCTCCGGGGAGATCCGACACGACTCAGGCAAATCCTACTGAATCTGATCGGAAACTCCATTAAATTTACCGCCACCGGATCAATCGCCGTGATCGCAGACTGCCTCAAGCGTGATCCGGAACAGATCCTGCTTCGTGTCACGGTTCGTGATACCGGTATCGGCATCCCATGTGAATCCCAGGCCCACGTTTTCGACGCATTTGCCCAAGCAGACGGATCGACGACCCGCAAGTTTGGAGGAACGGGTCTCGGTCTCACAATCGTCAAACAGCTTGTTCACCTGATGGGAGGAACCGTTGATCTCGAAAGCACACCCGGTCTCGGCTCGACGTTCGGGTTTACCGTTCCGCTGGAGGTTGGTCCGGAGAAGAAAATGTCATCCGTCCTAGCAGCGCTTCAACAGGCTCCAGCCACTCTCCACGGAACAGTCTTGCTCGCAGAAGACAATGTCGTGAACCGTGAAATCGCCGTGGCGATGCTGGAGTTGTTGGGATGTACGGTGGATATTGCTGAAGACGGACAGGAAGTGCTCGATGCAGTCAACGCCCGACCCTACGATTTGATTCTCATGGATTGCCAGATGCCGAACCTTGATGGCTTGAACGCTTCGCGGTTGATTCGCGAACGAGAAAGCCGCCGCCCCCATCGCCGCCATCTCCCCATTGTCGCGCTCACAGCCAATGCGATGGAAGGCGATCGAGAACAGTGCCTGGCGGCCGGGATGGATGGATACCTGGCCAAACCTTTTACCTTCGATCAGCTGCATCACGCATTGGCGCCCTGGTTGGAAAACGCGGCTTGA
- the queF gene encoding preQ(1) synthase: protein MKRETVARKPKATKLGYNERHAKSGITAPLPEIETFPNQYEGYEITIEIPEYTAICPKTNLPDFGTITLHYMPDKECLELKALKMYIHAYRNLGIFYENAVNRILQDIVKSCRPVWATVTGTFTARGGLSSKIEARYPQTRKA from the coding sequence GTGAAACGTGAAACAGTCGCAAGAAAACCTAAGGCCACCAAGCTCGGCTACAATGAGCGGCATGCCAAAAGCGGCATCACCGCCCCCTTGCCCGAGATTGAAACCTTCCCCAATCAGTATGAGGGGTATGAAATTACCATCGAAATTCCAGAGTATACGGCGATCTGCCCTAAAACAAATTTGCCGGATTTCGGCACGATCACGCTGCACTACATGCCGGATAAAGAGTGCCTTGAACTCAAGGCACTCAAAATGTACATCCACGCGTACCGGAATCTCGGGATTTTCTATGAGAACGCCGTGAACCGCATCCTCCAGGATATCGTCAAATCCTGTCGACCTGTGTGGGCAACAGTGACTGGTACTTTCACGGCACGAGGCGGGCTTTCCAGCAAAATTGAAGCCCGATATCCGCAGACTCGGAAAGCCTAG